From a region of the Helianthus annuus cultivar XRQ/B chromosome 5, HanXRQr2.0-SUNRISE, whole genome shotgun sequence genome:
- the LOC110940938 gene encoding formin-like protein 13 isoform X1, giving the protein MFRRKCLIIHMTFLIFTLFVMNVSVVYLCLSFVDFRIICSFSECIYGCKRPCIYGCALSRTSAVKSQPTKKLKPLHWSKINKPAQGSMWAESQKHGETSRAPEFDISGLENILSASNPNADKAANKPEKISLIEHRRAYNCEIMLSKVKTPLNELMDAVLALDEAEMDLERVDNLIKFCPTKEEMEQIKGFKGDKELLGKCELFFMELMKVPRSEAKLRVFSYKLQFSTQVSDLSTSLNYVYLSVEQVRSSVKLRRVMQTILSLGNALNQGTARGSAVGFRLDSILKLNETRARNNKMTLMHYLCKVLADKLPELLDFSKELSSLEPASKIQLKLLAEEMQNITKGLEKVIHEKKLCKKDGHVSERFLKSLKKFLRSAEASVKCLASQYSGVGRSVDALILYFGEDPAKCPYEQVISTLLAFVRMFNHAHEENLQQIEVEKKAQKEAEHEKLKLQNQINCYFLFPSSIHMAAI; this is encoded by the exons ATGTTCCGCAGAAAATGTTTAATCATACATATGACCTTCCTGATTTTCACATTATTCGTTATGAATGTTTCTGTGGTGTATCTATGCCTTTCATTTGTTGATTTTCGCATCATATGTTCATTCTCGGAATGTATCTATGGCTGTAAAAGACCATGTATCTATGGATGCGCTCTATCAAGGACAAGTGCGGTGAAATCTCAACCGACAAAAAAACTGAAGCCTTTACATTGGTCAAAGATCAATAAACCAGCACAAGGAAGCATGTGGGCTGAATCACAAAAACATGGTGAAACTTCAAG AGCACCGGAGTTTGATATATCGGGACTTGAGAATATCTTATCAGCATCCAATCCAAATGCAGATAAGGCAGCTAATAAACCAGAAAAAATATCCCTG ATTGAACACAGGCGTGCATACAACTGTGAGATCATGCTTTCAAAGGTGAAGACGCCATTGAATGAATTGATG GATGCTGTCCTTGCTTTAGATGAAGCAGAGATGGATCTTGAAAGAGTGGATAACCTTATTAAGTTCTGTCCAACCAAGGAGGAGATGGAACAAATTAAG GGATTTAAAGGAGATAAGGAGCTTTTGGGCAAATGTGAACTG TTCTTTATGGAGCTGATGAAAGTTCCGCGTTCAGAAGCTAAACTCAGGGTTTTCTCTTATAAGTTACAGTTTAGTACACAG gTTTCAGATCTTAGTACGAGCCTAAACTATGTGTATTTGTCGGTAGAACAG GTCAGGAGTTCTGTAAAGTTGAGAAGAGTCATGCAAACGATTCTCTCACTTGGCAATGCTTTGAATCAGGGAACTGCAAGAG GTTCTGCTGTTGGGTTCAGATTGGATAGCATCCTCAAACTTAACGAAACACGAGCGAGAAACAATAAAATGACACTGATGCATTATCTTTGTAAG GTGCTTGCAGACAAACTACCGGAACTCCTAGATTTTTCCAAGGAACTTAGCAGTTTGGAACCTGCATCAAAG ATACAGCTTAAATTGTTGGCAGAAGAAATGCAAAATATTACCAAAGGACTTGAGAAAGTAATCCATGAAAAGAAACTGTGTAAAAAAGATGGGCATGTGTCTGAACGGTTTCTGAAG TCTCTGAAGAAATTTCTACGTTCAGCGGAAGCTAGCGTCAAGTGCCTCGCTTCGCAGTATTCTGGGGTG GGTAGAAGTGTGGACGCTTTAATTCTTTACTTTGGAGAAGATCCTGCTAAATGCCCATATGAACAAG TTATTTCGACGTTGCTTGCATTTGTGAGAATGTTTAATCATGCCCATGAAGAAAACCTCCAGCAAATAGAAGTAGAAAAGAAggcacaaaaggaagctgaacATGAAAAGTTAAAACTACAAAATCAAATTAATTGTTATTTCCTTTTTCCCTCTTCAATACATATGGCCGCAATATAA
- the LOC110940938 gene encoding formin-like protein 13 isoform X2, with protein MFRRKCLIIHMTFLIFTLFVMNVSVVYLCLSFVDFRIICSFSECIYGCKRPCIYGCALSRTSAVKSQPTKKLKPLHWSKINKPAQGSMWAESQKHGETSRAPEFDISGLENILSASNPNADKAANKPEKISLIEHRRAYNCEIMLSKVKTPLNELMDAVLALDEAEMDLERVDNLIKFCPTKEEMEQIKGFKGDKELLGKCELFFMELMKVPRSEAKLRVFSYKLQFSTQVSDLSTSLNYVYLSVEQVRSSVKLRRVMQTILSLGNALNQGTARGSAVGFRLDSILKLNETRARNNKMTLMHYLCKVLADKLPELLDFSKELSSLEPASKIQLKLLAEEMQNITKGLEKVIHEKKLCKKDGHVSERFLKSLKKFLRSAEASVKCLASQYSGVKCGRFNSLLWRRSC; from the exons ATGTTCCGCAGAAAATGTTTAATCATACATATGACCTTCCTGATTTTCACATTATTCGTTATGAATGTTTCTGTGGTGTATCTATGCCTTTCATTTGTTGATTTTCGCATCATATGTTCATTCTCGGAATGTATCTATGGCTGTAAAAGACCATGTATCTATGGATGCGCTCTATCAAGGACAAGTGCGGTGAAATCTCAACCGACAAAAAAACTGAAGCCTTTACATTGGTCAAAGATCAATAAACCAGCACAAGGAAGCATGTGGGCTGAATCACAAAAACATGGTGAAACTTCAAG AGCACCGGAGTTTGATATATCGGGACTTGAGAATATCTTATCAGCATCCAATCCAAATGCAGATAAGGCAGCTAATAAACCAGAAAAAATATCCCTG ATTGAACACAGGCGTGCATACAACTGTGAGATCATGCTTTCAAAGGTGAAGACGCCATTGAATGAATTGATG GATGCTGTCCTTGCTTTAGATGAAGCAGAGATGGATCTTGAAAGAGTGGATAACCTTATTAAGTTCTGTCCAACCAAGGAGGAGATGGAACAAATTAAG GGATTTAAAGGAGATAAGGAGCTTTTGGGCAAATGTGAACTG TTCTTTATGGAGCTGATGAAAGTTCCGCGTTCAGAAGCTAAACTCAGGGTTTTCTCTTATAAGTTACAGTTTAGTACACAG gTTTCAGATCTTAGTACGAGCCTAAACTATGTGTATTTGTCGGTAGAACAG GTCAGGAGTTCTGTAAAGTTGAGAAGAGTCATGCAAACGATTCTCTCACTTGGCAATGCTTTGAATCAGGGAACTGCAAGAG GTTCTGCTGTTGGGTTCAGATTGGATAGCATCCTCAAACTTAACGAAACACGAGCGAGAAACAATAAAATGACACTGATGCATTATCTTTGTAAG GTGCTTGCAGACAAACTACCGGAACTCCTAGATTTTTCCAAGGAACTTAGCAGTTTGGAACCTGCATCAAAG ATACAGCTTAAATTGTTGGCAGAAGAAATGCAAAATATTACCAAAGGACTTGAGAAAGTAATCCATGAAAAGAAACTGTGTAAAAAAGATGGGCATGTGTCTGAACGGTTTCTGAAG TCTCTGAAGAAATTTCTACGTTCAGCGGAAGCTAGCGTCAAGTGCCTCGCTTCGCAGTATTCTGGGGTG AAGTGTGGACGCTTTAATTCTTTACTTTGGAGAAGATCCTGCTAA
- the LOC110940938 gene encoding formin-like protein 17 isoform X3, whose protein sequence is MFRRKCLIIHMTFLIFTLFVMNVSVVYLCLSFVDFRIICSFSECIYGCKRPCIYGCALSRTSAVKSQPTKKLKPLHWSKINKPAQGSMWAESQKHGETSRAPEFDISGLENILSASNPNADKAANKPEKISLIEHRRAYNCEIMLSKVKTPLNELMDAVLALDEAEMDLERVDNLIKFCPTKEEMEQIKGFKGDKELLGKCELFFMELMKVPRSEAKLRVFSYKLQFSTQVSDLSTSLNYVYLSVEQVRSSVKLRRVMQTILSLGNALNQGTARGSAVGFRLDSILKLNETRARNNKMTLMHYLCKVLADKLPELLDFSKELSSLEPASKIQLKLLAEEMQNITKGLEKVIHEKKLCKKDGHVSERFLKVPT, encoded by the exons ATGTTCCGCAGAAAATGTTTAATCATACATATGACCTTCCTGATTTTCACATTATTCGTTATGAATGTTTCTGTGGTGTATCTATGCCTTTCATTTGTTGATTTTCGCATCATATGTTCATTCTCGGAATGTATCTATGGCTGTAAAAGACCATGTATCTATGGATGCGCTCTATCAAGGACAAGTGCGGTGAAATCTCAACCGACAAAAAAACTGAAGCCTTTACATTGGTCAAAGATCAATAAACCAGCACAAGGAAGCATGTGGGCTGAATCACAAAAACATGGTGAAACTTCAAG AGCACCGGAGTTTGATATATCGGGACTTGAGAATATCTTATCAGCATCCAATCCAAATGCAGATAAGGCAGCTAATAAACCAGAAAAAATATCCCTG ATTGAACACAGGCGTGCATACAACTGTGAGATCATGCTTTCAAAGGTGAAGACGCCATTGAATGAATTGATG GATGCTGTCCTTGCTTTAGATGAAGCAGAGATGGATCTTGAAAGAGTGGATAACCTTATTAAGTTCTGTCCAACCAAGGAGGAGATGGAACAAATTAAG GGATTTAAAGGAGATAAGGAGCTTTTGGGCAAATGTGAACTG TTCTTTATGGAGCTGATGAAAGTTCCGCGTTCAGAAGCTAAACTCAGGGTTTTCTCTTATAAGTTACAGTTTAGTACACAG gTTTCAGATCTTAGTACGAGCCTAAACTATGTGTATTTGTCGGTAGAACAG GTCAGGAGTTCTGTAAAGTTGAGAAGAGTCATGCAAACGATTCTCTCACTTGGCAATGCTTTGAATCAGGGAACTGCAAGAG GTTCTGCTGTTGGGTTCAGATTGGATAGCATCCTCAAACTTAACGAAACACGAGCGAGAAACAATAAAATGACACTGATGCATTATCTTTGTAAG GTGCTTGCAGACAAACTACCGGAACTCCTAGATTTTTCCAAGGAACTTAGCAGTTTGGAACCTGCATCAAAG ATACAGCTTAAATTGTTGGCAGAAGAAATGCAAAATATTACCAAAGGACTTGAGAAAGTAATCCATGAAAAGAAACTGTGTAAAAAAGATGGGCATGTGTCTGAACGGTTTCTGAAGGTACCCACATAA